One window of Methanobrevibacter olleyae genomic DNA carries:
- a CDS encoding UbiX family flavin prenyltransferase — MILIAITGASGVIYGVELLKALKELEIKTGLLISDPAKIVIKYELEEDIEKIKSLANYYFEANEIDSSVNSGSFKFDSLVIIPCSMKTVSAIANGYASNSISRVADVALKERRDLVLVARETPLRDVHLENMLRISKEGGIILPAMPAFYHNPKNINDMTDFIVGKVLDVLKIDNEIFKRWEKPK; from the coding sequence ATGATTCTTATTGCTATTACAGGTGCAAGTGGAGTAATTTATGGGGTAGAATTACTTAAAGCACTTAAAGAATTAGAGATAAAAACTGGATTATTAATAAGTGACCCTGCTAAAATAGTGATTAAATATGAACTTGAAGAGGATATTGAAAAAATCAAATCATTAGCAAATTACTACTTTGAAGCAAATGAAATTGATTCTTCTGTAAATAGTGGTTCATTTAAATTTGATTCATTGGTAATTATTCCTTGTTCTATGAAAACAGTCTCAGCAATAGCTAATGGTTATGCCTCTAATTCCATTAGTCGTGTAGCAGATGTTGCATTAAAAGAAAGAAGAGATTTAGTTTTAGTAGCTAGAGAAACCCCTTTAAGAGATGTTCACCTTGAAAATATGCTTAGAATATCTAAAGAAGGAGGTATCATTTTACCTGCAATGCCTGCATTTTATCATAATCCTAAAAATATTAATGACATGACTGATTTTATAGTGGGAAAAGTCTTAGATGTTTTGAAAATAGACAATGAAATCTTTAAAAGATGGGAAAAACCTAAATAA
- a CDS encoding molybdenum cofactor biosynthesis protein MoaE: MVIKIVEKNEEYFTIGDLIEDIKKSQRVDQAGAIYSFEGIVRGSEEDLTVDKLTLTLPDKEKGLAEIEAIAESAKVKHGVFEISVIHYIGEFYTGDQLFLVVVLGPHRGETLDALVEVVERVKHEIEFKKEEISNKGTKVIMAGG, encoded by the coding sequence ATGGTAATTAAAATTGTAGAAAAGAATGAAGAATACTTTACTATTGGAGATTTAATAGAAGATATTAAAAAATCACAAAGAGTTGATCAAGCAGGAGCTATTTACAGTTTTGAAGGGATTGTAAGGGGAAGTGAAGAAGATTTAACTGTTGATAAACTTACATTAACTCTTCCAGATAAAGAAAAAGGATTAGCTGAAATTGAAGCAATTGCTGAAAGTGCTAAAGTAAAACATGGAGTATTTGAAATAAGTGTTATTCATTATATTGGAGAGTTCTACACAGGAGATCAATTATTCTTAGTTGTAGTTCTTGGACCTCATAGAGGTGAAACTTTAGATGCTCTTGTTGAAGTTGTTGAAAGAGTAAAACATGAAATCGAATTTAAAAAAGAAGAAATTTCTAATAAAGGAACTAAAGTTATAATGGCAGGAGGATAA
- a CDS encoding molybdenum cofactor guanylyltransferase — MNSQNLYSCIVLSGGMSRRMGQDKGSMIIQDKPMILHILERLNYKINDAIIVLNDSERISNYQTLLNQHCEGNIEDNFDYSLEFVEDEIKGKGPISGIMTGLKNIKTDFALVLPCDSPFISTYFIDTMFNLLIDNLDSDNDVYGIDAIIPFHIKSNKDKFKDNGDFNFDNADEMNLEMKIQNSEPLHSIYKKENLNNINKLLKEDNLYVKSFIRSLNNPCFIEVDNKILFEKDFRNFNRKEDLEDLEF, encoded by the coding sequence ATGAATAGTCAAAACTTGTATTCTTGTATAGTTTTATCAGGAGGAATGAGTAGAAGAATGGGTCAGGATAAGGGATCTATGATTATTCAAGATAAACCTATGATTTTACACATACTTGAACGATTAAACTATAAAATAAATGATGCTATAATTGTTTTAAATGATAGTGAAAGGATATCTAATTATCAAACATTGCTTAATCAACATTGTGAAGGGAATATTGAAGATAATTTTGACTATTCATTAGAATTTGTTGAAGATGAAATTAAAGGAAAAGGTCCCATATCAGGGATTATGACAGGATTAAAAAATATAAAAACTGATTTCGCACTTGTATTGCCATGTGATTCACCTTTTATTAGTACATATTTTATAGATACAATGTTTAATTTACTTATTGATAATTTAGATTCAGATAATGATGTATATGGTATAGATGCAATTATTCCATTTCATATTAAATCAAATAAGGATAAATTTAAAGATAATGGGGATTTTAATTTTGATAATGCAGATGAAATGAATCTAGAGATGAAAATTCAAAATTCAGAACCATTGCATTCTATTTATAAAAAAGAGAATTTAAATAATATAAATAAACTTTTAAAAGAAGATAATTTGTATGTTAAGTCATTTATTAGAAGCTTGAATAATCCTTGCTTTATAGAAGTAGATAATAAAATCTTATTTGAAAAGGACTTTAGAAACTTCAACAGAAAAGAAGATCTTGAGGATTTAGAATTTTAA
- a CDS encoding TOBE domain-containing protein codes for MKISARNGIKGTVESVKLGEVMASIKIKVEDPTLITAAITRESAEDLELSGGDEVKAVIKSTEIMVAK; via the coding sequence ATGAAAATTAGTGCAAGAAATGGAATTAAAGGTACTGTTGAAAGTGTAAAATTAGGCGAAGTAATGGCAAGTATTAAAATTAAAGTAGAAGATCCAACTTTAATCACTGCTGCAATCACTAGAGAATCTGCTGAAGATTTAGAATTATCTGGTGGTGATGAAGTAAAGGCAGTTATTAAATCTACTGAAATTATGGTAGCTAAATAG
- a CDS encoding TOBE domain-containing protein translates to MEISARNGLKGKVDDVKLGEVMASIKIAVEEPGIITAIITKESAEDLDLKEGDEVKAIIKSTEIMVAK, encoded by the coding sequence ATGGAAATTAGTGCAAGAAATGGATTAAAAGGAAAAGTCGATGATGTAAAATTAGGTGAAGTAATGGCAAGTATTAAAATTGCTGTTGAAGAACCAGGCATAATTACTGCAATTATTACTAAAGAATCTGCAGAAGATTTAGACTTAAAAGAAGGAGATGAAGTAAAAGCTATTATTAAATCTACTGAAATTATGGTAGCTAAATAA
- a CDS encoding HD domain-containing protein codes for MMSKKKFIRDSIHGNLPLNEFEVEVLDYPQVQRLRRIKQLGFISLVYPGANHSRFEHSIGTMHLASKLAKQLELEEHDKELVRIAGLLHDAGHGPFSHVSEAVFDVPHEELTGYVVKKTSLADKLSEKFDTQEIVDIINGKSRLGPIISGELDMDRMDYLIRDSHYTGVAYGVIDTERIISNLKLKRELILDIKGVQAAEAALAARYLMYPSVYQHHTTRIVNAMFRRCLRFMISQDILNPKEMYKYDDSDMISMCRSSEGFSKDIMERIDNRHLLKLAKSEPVNSFENPEQIFKIEKEKLLKAEEEISEDYSLDRNYVILNLPEYPSFDEMKTWVSVGENLYHLNEISSIVGALSSARFNSPDICLYVPKEDLDKINRLKLDNYIDLPKRVNKFETIHFEQSKLF; via the coding sequence ATTATGTCAAAAAAAAAATTTATTAGAGATAGCATACATGGAAATTTACCATTAAATGAATTTGAAGTAGAAGTGCTAGACTATCCACAAGTTCAAAGACTAAGAAGAATTAAACAACTAGGGTTTATTTCCTTAGTTTATCCTGGAGCTAATCATTCACGTTTTGAACATTCAATTGGAACAATGCATCTTGCATCAAAATTAGCTAAACAATTAGAATTAGAAGAGCATGACAAGGAATTAGTTAGAATAGCTGGTTTGCTTCATGATGCAGGACATGGCCCCTTTTCACATGTTTCAGAAGCAGTTTTTGATGTTCCCCATGAGGAATTAACTGGTTATGTAGTTAAAAAAACTAGTTTAGCTGATAAGCTTTCTGAAAAATTTGACACACAAGAAATCGTTGACATAATAAACGGTAAAAGCAGATTAGGTCCAATAATATCTGGAGAATTAGATATGGATCGTATGGATTACCTTATTAGAGATTCTCATTATACGGGAGTAGCTTATGGAGTAATTGATACTGAAAGAATTATAAGTAATTTAAAATTAAAAAGAGAATTGATTTTAGATATAAAAGGAGTTCAAGCTGCTGAAGCAGCATTAGCTGCCCGTTATTTAATGTATCCTAGTGTTTATCAACATCACACTACAAGAATTGTTAATGCAATGTTTAGAAGATGTTTAAGATTTATGATTAGCCAAGATATTTTAAATCCTAAAGAGATGTATAAATATGATGATTCAGATATGATAAGCATGTGTAGAAGCTCTGAAGGATTTTCAAAAGATATTATGGAGCGTATTGATAATAGACACCTTTTGAAACTAGCTAAGTCAGAACCAGTAAACAGCTTTGAAAATCCTGAACAAATATTTAAAATTGAAAAAGAAAAGTTACTTAAAGCTGAAGAGGAAATCAGTGAAGATTACAGTTTAGATAGAAATTATGTTATCTTAAACCTTCCAGAATATCCGAGTTTTGATGAGATGAAAACATGGGTTTCTGTTGGAGAGAATTTATACCATTTAAATGAAATCTCAAGTATTGTAGGAGCTTTAAGTAGTGCAAGATTCAATTCACCAGACATTTGTCTTTATGTTCCAAAAGAAGATTTAGATAAAATCAATAGATTAAAACTAGATAATTATATTGATTTACCTAAAAGAGTAAATAAATTTGAGACAATTCACTTTGAACAATCAAAATTATTTTAA
- a CDS encoding nicotinamide-nucleotide adenylyltransferase: protein MKKVTRGLLLGRMQPVHNGHIQIIEKTLNYVDEVVIGIGSAQLSHELKDPFTAGERIMMLTQALDDYDIDPKRYYIIPIEDINRNALWVAQVKMLTPPFSKVYSGNPLVKRLFKEEGYETYQPELFDREVLSGTEIRYRILNDGDWKSLVPKATIEVIDEIDGVNRIKELSRKEISEK, encoded by the coding sequence ATGAAAAAAGTAACACGTGGCTTATTACTTGGAAGAATGCAACCTGTTCATAATGGCCATATACAAATTATAGAAAAGACATTAAACTATGTTGATGAAGTTGTAATCGGTATTGGAAGTGCTCAATTAAGCCATGAGCTTAAAGATCCATTTACAGCAGGTGAAAGAATTATGATGCTAACTCAAGCTTTAGATGATTATGATATTGACCCTAAAAGATATTATATCATACCTATTGAAGATATTAATAGAAATGCTTTATGGGTTGCTCAAGTTAAGATGTTAACTCCTCCTTTTTCTAAAGTTTATAGTGGAAATCCACTTGTTAAACGATTATTTAAAGAAGAGGGATATGAAACTTATCAACCAGAATTATTTGATAGGGAAGTTTTATCTGGAACTGAAATAAGGTATAGAATTTTAAATGACGGTGATTGGAAATCATTAGTTCCTAAAGCTACTATTGAAGTTATTGATGAAATAGATGGAGTTAATAGAATAAAAGAATTAAGCAGAAAAGAAATTAGTGAAAAATAA